One Anguilla rostrata isolate EN2019 chromosome 15, ASM1855537v3, whole genome shotgun sequence genomic window, CAGCAGTTCTAGCTAGCTACGTGAGTCGAAACAACAGCTGGTCGCCACACTGTAGATGGCAACAACAGACACTTCGCTGGTTAAAAGGAATCGAGAAGAAAGTCGCGTCGTTTGTTCTTGCAAATGCGATAGGCGCGATGTGAGCACACAGACCGATACCAAAGTACGAGGTGAGAGAGGCTAGCTAGCTGCCTTCGATTGAGCAGCAcgagttttttttacatttgtgaataCCTACTATAACCGGGACATGAAGGTCATGAAGAATGACATAATTGTCATTAACGTCACGTGCATATGTATGCCttgcataattatttaatgactAATCGTTCGTATTAGTGTGTAATTTACTACTTCCCATCGCTGTAAAAAGCCATTTATACATAGGCCTACTGGTAAAACCGGAAAAGTACTGGTGCTTTAAATGTGCTGGAtttcgtgtgtatgtgcatccgaatattgtttttaaatgcttgcTTTTCAAAATTTGTCAATGGAAAATTTTATGACGCTGGAGTCACTGATCCTGTGTTCATTCAAAGGTCTTTAAGTGAGCGGTTGTCTCCCCTGTCAACGTAGTCCAAGGAAGTTAAAAGCAACATAATTTACTCCGACTTGTTTTCGTGTTGCAGGTCATGGACCCCGACTTTCCAAAGTCAATCTGTTCACCCTGCTGAGCCTTTGGATGGAACTTTTCCCCAGGAATAAACCCCAACTGAAAAATGCAACCGCACAAGTAAAGCAAATCGTACTATAACTTTGTCTAGGTGGGCTCCATGAAAGAGTAGTTAGCCTACTGTCCTTACAGTACCCGAATGGAGATTTACCTAAAACTCGAAATCATCTATAACTGGATATAGACATTTAGCATATTCAAATGGAACCTTCCTGGGGCGAATAAACGGAAAATGTGCAGAAGAGTAAATTGAGGACGTCTCTGGTTTTAAGAATGTTATTGCATTACTAATTtggtttttctttcaaaatggctTGCTTACATAGGCTTATTTATCATTTAGAAAGTGTGTGGTATTCTTTAAAGGGTTCCTTTTCTGGagttttaaagggatagttcactttcaaaagtttttaaaaatatatataattaaagttTTAGTGTATGGTTTTAATTTGCTCAGGCATGTTTGGTgtggaggttgcaggtttttgttccaaccaaaaTCTTGACCAATTAAGACTGTTGAAGACATGCGTTTTAAGTTCTGCTGTGGTTTTGTCCTTGAGCTCAATATAACAGAATGTAGGGTTTGCTTGTCATCATTCATCTTTGTCTTTTGAGCTCTTCTTTTTCCActaatttttttatgttcagtAACGAGGTGCCACATTTAAACAGACATCAATGTACGAAGAGTATTGTGTCTTCGTAGCTTTGAGGTTGCCTCATTTAGTCAGTTTTACCCTGGCTGCCTACCTACTTGTATATTCTGCAGTTTCTTCCTCCCATGGGCCATGGTTTGTAATCGatggtagtgtagtataatggttagagaaCTTGGCTTGTAACTCACAAGGTTCAGGTCGCAGGTTTAATTTCTGGGTGAGGCACTGCCATTGTCCCATTGACAACGAAGCTGCTCTATCTGTATGAAAATATTGTGCGTTTCAAAAGATGTGAGCTGTGTAATTCACTCTCGATACAtgtcagcaaaatacataaatgtagTATAAAAATTAGCGTATTGTTGTAACCATGACATTttcagttctctttttttttttttttttcccccttccagCCACGAGTCACGGGTCTGGTGGTGGTCCAGGACCGCAACGTGATTGGCCTGCACTGCTCCAGTGCCGAGCTGCACGTGGGCCAGGTGGCGGTCATCAAACATGGCCGGAGGCTGAAGGGCTGTGACCTGTATTTCTCCAGGAAGCCCTGCGCCACCTGTCTGAAGATGATCGTCAACGGTAATGGCCCTGGGAGGTGTCCGGCAGCATGGCTGTCATCCGCAACGTGACTGCATGCTACACcaaacctgtttaaaaaaaaaaataaataaataaaaaaaatcaaaaaaacagACCATCCTAAAAGAGCTTTCGCTTTGCTGAGATTGTGGTCTAAACCAAGAAACTAAACTTCCAGGTGATTCGCAGAGCAGCTTGTCCAGTGGCCGTATGTGTCCTGAGGTTGTTCTGGGTTGTGCTGTCGTGAACCTTCATCGCAATTATCTTGGTTTTTGTTTCGATTTTTCCTTTGTTGTCTCAGCATCTCAATACGGCACAATACGGTCATATATTTCTAGGCTTTCATAACTTAGTCTTATATATTCTTTGTTTAGTTAAATTGATTGGCAGAATACACACGCTCAGGTTCTTTCTGTCAGTGTCAGTTATGACCATTTCCGAGTGgcctctgtgtatgtatgtttcacAGGCCCTACTGCGCAATACCAGTTCCTTTAGGATTTTGCCTTTGACCAGCCAGAAGGGATTAGTTCTCCAATTAGCTATTTACTGCCTTTAATTAATCTAGTTTTATTGCCGTTTCGTTTTCCTTCAAGACAGTTTCTATATCCCTCTTTTaatgaaatgctaaaataaagaTGCTAAGCGCAacactcaaaatgaaatgtggtcttatttttgcacttttttcttttttttgctttacccAGCCGGTGTGAACCGGGTGTCCTACTGGCCCGGCGACCCCGAGCTCAGCCTGCTGTTGCTTAGcgacgacggcggcggcggcggcggcggcaagAGCGGCGCGGCCGACGGGCAGGCGCGGGCCGTCCCCGACGACGCCGAGCTGGACGCCAAGGCGGCCGAGCGCCTGAAGTCCAACAGCCGCACGCACGTGTGCGTGCTGCTGCAGCCGCTGCCCGGGGACATGCAGCAGTTCGCGGCCGAGACGTCGGCCGGCGGCGACTTCCTGGAGCGCGTGGCGGAGGACGGCGGCGGGCTGGACGTGGCGGAGCTGTTCGCCGCCCAGCGCGAGCGGCGCCTGGAGGACCTCACCGCCGCCTTCTTCGTCCCGGACAAGGGCCTGCACCGGGGCGTCCTGCGGCGGATGGGCCTGGAGACCTTCTGCACGGAGCCCTCCTTCAGCAACCTGCGGCAGCACATGCGGGACCTGATCGGGGTGCTGGCCTCGGTCGCCTCCAGCGTCCCGGACCCCCGGATGGGGTACGGCTTCCACGCGCAGGACCGCGCGGAAGGGCCCGGGCTGGGGCTACCCCAGGACGTCTCCCGGCACTGCATCGTACAGGCCCGGCTGCTGGCCTACAGGACGGGTGAGCCTGGCGTCCCCTTCACAAGGTCACATGGGCGCGAGGCCGGgatttgggtttaaaaaaaaaagattaatctggaagtgcagattttcagaCCCTGTATGTCTCTGGTGCTGCCGttagaatttgtttttaaatatttattcctgtttttaacTATCAAAGAGTGCAAATCCTATTGGTATGCACCCAGCACTCTGGCTTTTGATTGTACCATGAGGGTCTGAAAATGCTCTTGATTAATCAGGAAAACTCACATTCATAGAAGTTACGGAGCATAAAGTTATGAGAACCTTGAGACGTCTGTCCAGAGGAAACCTCTGAGGAGATGAGATGAGTGTAGGCGGTCTATTGTAATGTGCACTGCAGTGGGTAGCAGTATAGTATGATGTTTAGGGATCTGGGCttggaattaaaattttaactGGTAGGCAGGGCTGGGTACTTTGCAGAATTGGCCAGAGTCAATCGGgctatttctgtgtataaaaataaatctgtatgaaaatgtattagCAAACTATTTTGCTTTCAGCCAGATGCGTTCTTCGTCTGCCTCCTGAGTgagaagaaataaaattgtCTAATGTTTGAAGTCAGCATGTACAGGGTCTCCTACCTGAATGCACTGCACATCATTGGCAGGATGTACTTGGCATCGGCAAAAGTTTTGCCTTTACTTATTCAAAATGGACAGTGGTGATACAAAACGCAGTTCTTGCTGTAAAACAATTAGCCTACGTGTAAGTCTGTAAAAGCGCTTGCAAATTGATTAAATGGATTCCACCATATTTGACAGCTGGGAAAAGCCTGGCGTCTTCGTGGTCCCATTGCTGTGGTGTCTTCTTCAGTCGCGTGCCCTCCCAAAGTgcatcactccccccccccccccccgatgatCGGTGAGGGCACTGCAGGTTACTCACTCATAGTCGCTTCAACATTGATCCTATAACCACAATGTCCTTACAGTACCCGAATGGAGATTTGCATCTATAACTGGATATAGACATTTAGCATATTCAAAGGGAACCTTCCTGGGGCGAATAAACGTAAAATGTGCAGAAGAGTAAATTGAGGACGTCTCTGGTTTTAAGAATGTTATTGCATTACTCATTtggtttttctttcaaaatggctTATAACCAcgatgattttgtttttttgaatacAGTTCCTTAGGTGCCCATTTGACTGTTATGCttacaaattaatttagctAATGTCAGCCGGTTGCCAGTAGCAGAGTGGCCAGGTAGGATTCAGCTTCACCTGCTGTTTGGACAACAAGAACACGATGTAGACTATTCCTTATTCCTTAATACAGTGTTCAGTGTAGCTGGCTAGCTGGAACTGCTAGGTAACAAAGTTAATGTTGTGTGCTAGTGTGTCACAGTTTTGGTATAGAAATTTAGAACCGCCCCAACCAACATTTTGAATGATAAAGGAGCTGTGTGTTGAGGAATGTCCGGCGCACAGGCATGATTGACATGACGCTTGAAATTGTGACGGTAGATTTATGGTTCAACCTTCTTCTCTTTTCTAGAGGACCCGAAAGTTGGAGTGGGTGCTGTGATCTGGGCCGAAGGGAAGTCTGtgagtgattttttaaatttttaaaaatttttgttttgttcagttaaatggactgcatttatatagcgcttttatccaggGCTGGCGTGTCTTAAGGAGTTAAAGAAAGACACTGTAACACTTCCTTCACAGAAGCACAGCAGTatttttatggtaaatggtaaatggactgcatttatatagcgcttttatccaaagcgctttacagttgatgcctctcattcacccattcacacacatactcacacaccaacggtgaaaggctgccatgcaaggtaccaatcagctcgttgggagcaactaggggttaggtgtcttgctcagggacatttcgacatgcccagggcgggggatcgaaccggcaaccctccaactgccagacaaccgctcttgcctcctgagctatgtcgccccagttCTCTTGATGTCGTCccactctgtctgtcttccGTAAATAACATTCCTGaatgtttttcattctgttgtAACGATGTGATAGTTATGTGCAGTGCGTGTTCTCAGTGGCAGCTGTTTTTTCAGTGGCTTTTAAGGTGACGGGTAGGTTCTATGAGTCATTGATTCCCctcggggtgtgtgtgtgctgttttaagGATCGCTGTGACGGGACGGGGCGCATGTACCTGGTGGGGTGCGGCTACAACGCCTATCCAGCGGGTTCGGAGTACGCCGAGTTCCCCCAGATGGACACCACGCAGGAGGACCGTCAGAACAGGAAGTACAGATACATCCTCCACGCGGAGCAGAGCGCGCTCATATTCAGGTGCGGAgtttgggtgggggcgggggtgggggtgggggcaggggccgggacagggacagggacattTTAGGGGCATTTCCTCTGCAAAGTTCTGACAGGACTGCGTTTCATTTAGCCCCTTGTCTCTTCCTGGGCTCTTCTGTCTCCAGGTGTGCAGAGATCAAGGAGGACGAGAACACGATGCTGTTCGTCACAAAATGTCCG contains:
- the cdadc1 gene encoding cytidine and dCMP deaminase domain-containing protein 1, with amino-acid sequence MATTDTSLVKRNREESRVVCSCKCDRRDVSTQTDTKVRGHGPRLSKVNLFTLLSLWMELFPRNKPQLKNATAQPRVTGLVVVQDRNVIGLHCSSAELHVGQVAVIKHGRRLKGCDLYFSRKPCATCLKMIVNAGVNRVSYWPGDPELSLLLLSDDGGGGGGGKSGAADGQARAVPDDAELDAKAAERLKSNSRTHVCVLLQPLPGDMQQFAAETSAGGDFLERVAEDGGGLDVAELFAAQRERRLEDLTAAFFVPDKGLHRGVLRRMGLETFCTEPSFSNLRQHMRDLIGVLASVASSVPDPRMGYGFHAQDRAEGPGLGLPQDVSRHCIVQARLLAYRTEDPKVGVGAVIWAEGKSDRCDGTGRMYLVGCGYNAYPAGSEYAEFPQMDTTQEDRQNRKYRYILHAEQSALIFRCAEIKEDENTMLFVTKCPCDECVPLIVAAGIKQVYTTDLDSGKDKHDISYLKFDRLQGVQKFVWQRNTQAGDVSELPKHPLSNGCVRNCETTAEEGHCTKKPRF